TGGCCTTCTCGACATACTCGAGCGCTTTGGTAAGGTCGCGGCTCATGTGATAGTTGTAGtgctgggcgaggaagaaaagagcagCCCCTACTCCCTTGGAGCTGTCGCTGCTGGCTTCTGCGTTGGAACCCTCGGCTTCTTGGAGGTACTCTTCGGCCAGCGAAGGAAGAGTATCCTTTTTGAAGGAGTCAGAGTACAAGTGCTTAAGGTTGGCAAATGTTGATGGGACACCCTTGTTGAACATCAGGGACAGGTATGCTTTGGCTGCAGCTCGGAACTCGTCGCCTGTATCAAGAGGTCAGAACAGCTGTTTCATGGGCCCAATGTACAAAAGCAAGGGACGAACCTGTCAAAAAGTCCAAGGGCAAACGACGAGCAGCATCAGAGCGGGGATACTTGGCAGAATATTCATCAAAGATGGCCTTTTGCgcagcctcatcctcggcagtCAGGCCCAACACGTCCACCAAGCGCCTGTAGTAGTCGGTGTGGTCTGGGTTTCGATCAATCAACGCCCGATATGCCGtttccgcctcctccttccgtCCCAGCTCGGCAAGATAACGGGCCCGTAGCTCCATAACGGCCAACCGATCCAAGCACTTTTTGCACTCTTGCTCCAAGTGTTCCAGGGCCCGCTCTGTCTCTCCTTGCTCAGCAATGATGGAGTTTTTGTAAAGGAGCGCTTCCGAGTTCTCAAAGTCAGTCTTTGAAGGGGCCACCGACACGGACTTTTCGTAAGTGGTCAAGATCCTCTCAGCTTCCTGAAGATTGCCCTCGAGATGGTGAGCAATAGCCAACGCGGTCCAGTTCTGACGCAGTTGCGGGCGCGCCTTGAGCATCGCGAACCTGCTTTGAACGTAACCTTCGTAGTCGCGGGTTTGCACCTGGAGGATGGCCAAGTCGCGCTGAATCTGTTGCGACTCAGGCTCGAGCTTGAGGGCAAACTTGTAGGCCTTGATAGCCTCCTCAAAGTTCTTGTTGGTACGGTACAGGATGCCGTACACATGCCAGCAGATGTGTGACTTGAAGTCAACCTTGAGAGCTTCCTTGGCCAGGTTGAAGGCCTCCTCTGTTTTACCCTGTGCGTTCATGATCAGGGCTTTCATCGACATGGTGTCGCCATGCTTGGGGTTCCTTTTCAAGATCTGCTCGGCCGCCTTGAGGCCCGCTCTGTATCGCTTCTCCTCATAGTCACGAATGACCTGGCGGAAGAGGTTGGCCTCTTTGGTACTGAGTATTTGTGGCATCGGGACAGATTGCGGGGGTTGGCTACGGTGGTAAGCCGGTGGGGGAGCGGttcgagaagagagaaaagcgGAGGACAAGACGGCTGCCGGTTGGTGCTTGCTATGTGCGACAATGGGCGGAGAGAGGGGATGGAGCGAGAGTGCACCGGCGGAGTGATGCCAACTGCGAATGCCAAAGGTCAGATGTCAAGCTAACGCAACCAGTGACAGAAATGCTTTTGGTGGGGCCAAACCGACAGAGAGGGTGCCTCTTCGATTGGAGGTTGCTTGTAGAGCCGGCCTGTTTTCTGCGGTGCTGTTTGTCGTTGGTAACGTCAAAAATCGTGTGGTCCGCGGGATgctggagatggtgttgcaCTTCGCACAATGCGGCGGTCGATCAATGTGGGCTGCTTGGCTAGTTGAGCAATCAGTGGGAAGGCGCGGTCCCTCTTGACCCCACCATTGCCCGCCTAAAATGCCCCCCGGGCTCGGGGCTCTCGGCAGCCACCCGGGAGCTTCAAAGCTTCATCTGAGCTCTCCCGTGCCTGGCAACCCGGCGGGGAGCTCTCTCAGCCGCCGGGATCTTCACGGGGCAGTAGTTACTAAGAGTTGGACTTTGGTTCACATGTTCTACATACTCATACAGCCACAACATCTGTCGTGGTACGCCTTATTCTTACATCACTTCACTTGACCCTGCCGCTTCGGGCTATGACGCCGTATGGAGCTTTCGCCAGCGAGCAAGAGCATCTTCCCAGCTGTTTTCGATATCACCGCATCTTTCCCGAACAATtccccagcttcttgccCGGACGATGTTTTCAACGCCCATTTCCTGCCGAAGTATTGTCGCCAGCTGCTCGGTTCGCGCCTCTCGTGGGAAGAAACGTGACGAATATGGATCCAACCTCTCGTCCACAACACGCTCCctgtttttctctttttctgtctCCCTGAGAGTGGCTTCAGGGTCATCGGGATCAGGGCTCGTGGCCACCAAGGTGCAATAGCTCAACACATCGGAGCGGGACTGCCACGACGGAAATAGAACCTGGTTCTTGAAGGTTTCGCAGGAGCTTGCATCAATCTGCCGTGTGGCTGGCCGCGCCAGGCGAGAGGTGGAAGTTGGATCAAACCCCGCTCTAGATGGTGTTGCTAAGGCATTGAGGTTTTGTGTGATTGTGTCATCAATGGTGCCCCTCGACAGCCGAAGAAAATCTGAGGCTCGGTGTTAGCCAAGGTTTGGTCTTGGTTTGAAGAGGCCTACCTCGAAGGACAGTTGTCGAGAAACAAAACTGCGGCGTGAGCGGTGGCAACGAGGATGGTTGGGTCATTGGAACAGATGTGTGAGGTCTTGGAGCTGGGGACGCCGAAGGAGAAACAGTCTCCTGCGATGGAGCTGCCGGCTTCGTC
This window of the Podospora pseudoanserina strain CBS 124.78 chromosome 3, whole genome shotgun sequence genome carries:
- a CDS encoding hypothetical protein (COG:B; EggNog:ENOG503NWWH; BUSCO:EOG09260J97), coding for MPQILSTKEANLFRQVIRDYEEKRYRAGLKAAEQILKRNPKHGDTMSMKALIMNAQGKTEEAFNLAKEALKVDFKSHICWHVYGILYRTNKNFEEAIKAYKFALKLEPESQQIQRDLAILQVQTRDYEGYVQSRFAMLKARPQLRQNWTALAIAHHLEGNLQEAERILTTYEKSVSVAPSKTDFENSEALLYKNSIIAEQGETERALEHLEQECKKCLDRLAVMELRARYLAELGRKEEAETAYRALIDRNPDHTDYYRRLVDVLGLTAEDEAAQKAIFDEYSAKYPRSDAARRLPLDFLTGDEFRAAAKAYLSLMFNKGVPSTFANLKHLYSDSFKKDTLPSLAEEYLQEAEGSNAEASSDSSKGVGAALFFLAQHYNYHMSRDLTKALEYVEKAIQLDPKSVDFQMTKARIFKHQGDIAKAAEAMDQARLLDTKDRYINTKAAKYQLRNNENEKALNTLGLFTRAETVGGPLADLIDMQAMWFLTEDGEAWQRRGNVALALKRYHTVLNIFDIWQEDQFDFHSFSLRKGQVRAYVDMIRWEDKLREHPFYFRAALDAVKLYLSMYDKPEGVNGANGNNANGEDAAEKKKAAKKAKKEAQKAEKEAAERAAKQNPNKAQKDKEEEVKKKDDDPNGVKLAETKDPLGDAMKFLEPLLQFSPKNIEGQIAGFEVYIRRKKYVLAAKCLKAAQALDENHVKVQELVATMQKTMDGVLESLAPKIQEALKTELA
- a CDS encoding hypothetical protein (EggNog:ENOG503Q4VG; COG:S), with translation MTQPSSLPPLTPQFCFSTTVLRDFLRLSRGTIDDTITQNLNALATPSRAGFDPTSTSRLARPATRQIDASSCETFKNQVLFPSWQSRSDVLSYCTLVATSPDPDDPEATLRETEKEKNRERVVDERLDPYSSRFFPREARTEQLATILRQEMGVENIVRARSWGIVRERCGDIENSWEDALARWRKLHTAS